One Pseudonocardia sediminis DNA window includes the following coding sequences:
- a CDS encoding precorrin-2 C(20)-methyltransferase: MSSGDGTGTLYGVGLGPGDPELTTIKAARLVRDADVIAYHSARHGRSIARRIAEPHLSGTAIEEALVYPVTTETTDHPGGYQGAIDEFYAEAAARLAAHLDAGRDVVLLAEGDPLFYGSYMHMHKRLADRYRTEVVPGVTSISAASAALGAPLVERDEVLTVLPGTLPREELARRLSDTDSAAVMKLGRTFSAVRGAMADAGRLDDARYVERATMDGQRVGALSDVDPDSVPYFAIALAPGALASSGRAAPTTAGARPELSSGEAARAELSSSGTGTGGEVVVVGTGPAGRDWLTPQVAAALSTSDDLVGYGPYLDRVPPNPRQTRHASDNRVEAERAAHALDLAASGRRVAVVSAGDPGVFAMAAAVLEVASEPKYRDVPVRILPGLSAAQAVSASVGAPLGHDHAMISLSDRLKPWDVVAGRLAAAAAADLAIAIYNPRSKARPWQVGAARDVLLEHRAPETPVVLGRDVGGSGERVTVTTLGELDPEQVDMRTLVIVGSSTTRVVERAGGTTVFTPRHYRREDT; this comes from the coding sequence GTGAGTTCCGGAGACGGCACGGGCACCCTGTACGGCGTCGGTCTCGGCCCCGGCGACCCGGAGCTGACCACGATCAAGGCCGCCCGCCTCGTCCGCGATGCGGACGTGATCGCGTACCACTCCGCCCGCCACGGACGCTCGATCGCGCGGCGGATCGCCGAGCCGCACCTGAGCGGCACCGCGATCGAGGAGGCGCTGGTCTACCCGGTCACCACCGAGACCACCGACCACCCCGGCGGCTACCAGGGAGCGATCGACGAGTTCTACGCCGAGGCCGCCGCCCGCCTGGCCGCACACCTCGACGCCGGGCGCGACGTCGTCCTCCTCGCCGAGGGCGACCCGCTGTTCTACGGCTCCTACATGCACATGCACAAGCGCCTGGCCGACCGCTACCGGACCGAGGTCGTACCGGGTGTGACCTCGATCAGCGCGGCGTCCGCGGCCCTGGGCGCGCCCCTGGTCGAGCGCGACGAGGTGCTCACCGTGCTGCCCGGGACGCTGCCCCGGGAGGAGCTGGCGCGCCGACTGTCCGACACGGACTCCGCGGCGGTGATGAAGCTGGGGCGCACGTTCTCCGCCGTCCGCGGGGCGATGGCCGACGCAGGCCGTCTCGACGACGCGCGCTACGTCGAGCGGGCCACGATGGACGGTCAGCGCGTCGGCGCGCTGTCCGACGTGGACCCGGACTCGGTGCCCTACTTCGCGATCGCGCTGGCCCCCGGAGCCCTCGCCTCCTCGGGCCGCGCCGCACCCACCACGGCGGGCGCACGACCGGAGCTCTCGTCCGGCGAAGCCGCACGGGCGGAGCTCTCGTCCAGCGGGACGGGGACGGGCGGCGAGGTGGTGGTGGTCGGGACCGGGCCGGCCGGGCGGGACTGGCTGACCCCGCAGGTCGCCGCGGCACTGTCCACGTCGGACGATCTCGTCGGCTACGGGCCCTACCTGGACCGGGTGCCGCCGAACCCGCGCCAGACCCGGCACGCCTCGGACAACCGCGTCGAGGCCGAGCGGGCCGCGCACGCGCTGGACCTGGCCGCGTCCGGACGCCGGGTCGCCGTCGTCTCGGCCGGGGACCCGGGCGTGTTCGCGATGGCGGCCGCCGTCCTGGAGGTGGCCTCGGAGCCGAAGTACCGCGACGTCCCGGTGCGGATCCTGCCCGGGCTCTCGGCGGCGCAGGCCGTGTCGGCGTCGGTGGGTGCCCCACTCGGGCACGACCACGCGATGATCTCGCTGTCGGACCGGCTCAAGCCGTGGGACGTCGTCGCCGGGCGCCTCGCCGCCGCGGCCGCGGCCGACCTGGCGATCGCGATCTACAACCCGCGCTCGAAGGCCCGTCCGTGGCAGGTCGGCGCGGCCCGCGACGTACTGCTCGAGCACCGAGCGCCGGAGACGCCGGTCGTCCTCGGGCGCGACGTCGGCGGGTCCGGCGAGCGGGTCACGGTGACGACGCTGGGCGAGCTGGACCCGGAGCAGGTCGACATGCGCACACTGGTGATCGTCGGGTCGTCGACGACGCGGGTCGTCGAGCGCGCGGGCGGCACGACGGTGTTCACCCCGCGGCACTACCGGCGCGAGGACACCTGA
- a CDS encoding precorrin-8X methylmutase produces the protein MTHGHEYIRDGAEIYRRSFATIRSEADLSRFDADMADVAVRMIHACGQVDLVDDIAASAGVVGAARTALRGGAPILCDAMMVASGVTAARLPAANDVVCTLRDAQVPRLADELGTTRSAAALELWRARMGGAVVAIGNAPTALFHLLDMLDAGAPRPAAVIGIPVGFVGAIESKEALAQRHDLEFLVVHGRRGGSAITAAALNALAHEQEIMA, from the coding sequence ATGACACACGGCCACGAGTACATCCGCGACGGGGCGGAGATCTACCGCCGCTCGTTCGCCACGATCCGGTCCGAGGCGGACCTGTCGCGGTTCGACGCGGACATGGCCGACGTCGCCGTGCGGATGATCCACGCCTGCGGGCAGGTCGACCTCGTCGACGACATCGCGGCCTCCGCCGGTGTCGTCGGCGCGGCCCGGACGGCCCTGCGCGGCGGCGCCCCGATCCTGTGCGACGCGATGATGGTCGCCTCCGGGGTCACCGCGGCCCGGCTACCGGCCGCCAACGACGTCGTCTGCACGCTGCGCGACGCCCAGGTCCCGCGCCTGGCCGACGAGCTCGGCACGACGCGCTCGGCCGCGGCGCTGGAGCTGTGGCGCGCGCGGATGGGCGGGGCCGTCGTCGCGATCGGCAACGCCCCGACCGCGCTGTTCCACCTGCTCGACATGCTCGACGCCGGCGCGCCCCGCCCGGCCGCGGTGATCGGGATCCCGGTCGGTTTCGTCGGGGCGATCGAGTCCAAGGAGGCTCTCGCGCAGCGTCACGACCTGGAGTTCCTCGTCGTGCACGGCCGCCGCGGCGGGTCCGCGATCACCGCCGCCGCCCTGAACGCGCTGGCCCACGAGCAGGAGATCATGGCGTGA
- a CDS encoding precorrin-3B synthase: MPTPVRSRADACPGVLSPHDAADGALARIRLPGGVVTAAQLHAVADVADSLGDGAVHLTSRGNLQLRGLDRDDPALVRALAGAGLLPSFAHEKVRNVLASPASGITGGLADVRGLAGALDRALCARPGLAQLPGRFLFAIDDGRGDVAAERPDLCWAATGADAGSLVVAGTDTGLRCAPANAPGLLLDAAEAFLDLRAEHADDPGTRAWRTAELPDAAARIAAVLRDRSTHSPRVEPVDPSTASLPRTSRHDGPPDQNVTPDDAPAGLPRRASRDGGAHDRNVTPDAARTGPLRRASRCGGSPDPNVTPDGDAARWARAGAGPGAVGALGVGAVGAAPVLGELSAADARLLADLAPDAVVTPWRTILLPDPHDAADALDRLRTAGLVVDPGSPALRVSACAGRPGCAKSLSDVRTHARGLVAAGAVGPVHVVGCDRRCGAPHTPHADAVAVDDAHYTVDGVTVPVSALAASLHTDDLEESTR; this comes from the coding sequence GTGCCGACCCCCGTCCGTTCCCGCGCCGACGCCTGCCCGGGCGTGCTGTCGCCGCACGACGCCGCGGACGGTGCGCTGGCCCGGATCCGTCTGCCCGGCGGGGTGGTGACGGCCGCACAGCTGCACGCCGTCGCCGACGTCGCGGACTCTCTCGGCGACGGCGCGGTGCACCTGACCTCGCGCGGCAACCTGCAGCTCAGAGGTCTGGACCGGGACGACCCGGCGCTCGTCCGCGCGCTGGCCGGGGCCGGGCTGCTGCCCTCGTTCGCGCACGAGAAGGTACGCAACGTCCTGGCCTCCCCGGCGAGCGGGATCACCGGCGGGCTCGCCGACGTCCGCGGTCTGGCCGGTGCGCTGGACCGTGCGCTCTGCGCGCGACCCGGGCTCGCGCAGCTGCCCGGTCGGTTCCTCTTCGCGATCGACGACGGTCGCGGCGACGTCGCCGCCGAACGTCCGGACCTGTGCTGGGCCGCCACCGGCGCCGACGCCGGGTCGCTCGTCGTCGCCGGGACGGACACCGGCCTGCGCTGTGCCCCGGCGAACGCCCCCGGCCTGCTGCTCGACGCCGCCGAGGCGTTCCTGGACCTGCGCGCCGAGCACGCCGACGACCCGGGGACCCGCGCCTGGCGGACGGCCGAGCTCCCCGACGCCGCGGCCCGCATCGCCGCGGTGTTGCGGGACCGGTCGACCCACTCCCCGCGCGTGGAGCCGGTCGACCCGTCCACCGCGTCACTCCCGCGAACGTCACGACATGACGGGCCCCCCGACCAGAACGTGACGCCCGACGACGCGCCCGCCGGACTTCCGCGGCGAGCGTCACGAGATGGCGGGGCACACGACCGGAACGTGACGCCCGATGCGGCCCGGACCGGACCACTTCGGCGAGCGTCACGATGTGGCGGGTCACCCGATCCGAACGTGACGCCCGACGGCGACGCGGCGCGATGGGCGCGGGCCGGCGCGGGCCCGGGAGCGGTCGGCGCCCTGGGAGTGGGCGCGGTCGGTGCGGCTCCTGTTCTCGGTGAGCTCTCCGCCGCCGACGCGCGGCTGCTCGCCGACCTCGCACCGGATGCGGTCGTCACGCCGTGGCGCACGATCCTGCTCCCGGACCCCCACGACGCCGCCGACGCGCTCGACCGTCTGCGGACCGCCGGGCTCGTCGTCGACCCCGGCTCCCCCGCGCTGCGGGTCAGCGCCTGCGCCGGACGTCCGGGCTGCGCGAAGTCGCTCTCCGACGTCCGCACCCACGCCCGCGGCCTGGTCGCCGCCGGAGCGGTGGGGCCGGTGCACGTGGTCGGGTGCGACCGCCGCTGCGGCGCCCCGCACACCCCGCACGCCGACGCCGTGGCCGTCGACGACGCGCACTACACCGTCGACGGCGTCACGGTCCCCGTGTCGGCCCTCGCCGCGTCCCTGCACACCGACGATCTCGAGGAGAGCACCCGATGA
- a CDS encoding C40 family peptidase, whose amino-acid sequence MLRSLRSVASVLAPALALALIPVTTAEASVPTSPPSSSTVVDVAVATVWTSPDSPRPVDRPALANPSDVPGWLAAMTTAQKLDLTSSNRTQTQALYGRHVEVLDRRGGWTQVAVPGQPTPKNAAGYPGWIPDAQLTDSAGFAALTADRPTAVVSAPLTWLHEDLALTRRATEVSANTRLPVLDSRDGAVLVATPSDGVRWVAASAVTVVADGEAAPSPTGADLVATARGFLGRPYLWGGRAGYGLDCSGLAGTVYGVHGITVPRDASAQATGGRTVEKNRLQPGDLLFYGRQGGKGAIHHVAMYTGDGKMIEAFDAATPVRITAARLDGEYAGARRYLP is encoded by the coding sequence GTGCTCCGATCTCTGCGTTCCGTGGCGTCCGTGCTGGCGCCGGCCCTGGCCCTGGCCCTGATCCCGGTGACGACCGCCGAGGCGTCCGTCCCGACGTCACCGCCGTCGTCCTCCACCGTCGTCGACGTCGCGGTGGCCACCGTCTGGACCTCGCCGGACTCCCCGCGCCCGGTCGACCGGCCCGCGCTGGCGAACCCGTCCGACGTACCGGGCTGGCTCGCCGCGATGACCACCGCCCAGAAGCTCGACCTGACGTCGTCGAACCGCACCCAGACCCAGGCGCTCTACGGCCGGCACGTCGAGGTGCTCGACCGCCGCGGCGGCTGGACGCAGGTCGCGGTGCCCGGCCAGCCCACCCCGAAGAACGCGGCCGGCTACCCCGGCTGGATCCCCGACGCCCAGCTCACCGACTCCGCCGGGTTCGCCGCGCTGACCGCGGACAGACCGACCGCCGTCGTGTCGGCGCCGCTCACCTGGCTCCACGAGGATCTTGCGCTGACCCGGCGGGCGACCGAGGTCAGCGCGAACACCCGCCTGCCCGTCCTCGACTCCCGGGACGGCGCGGTGCTCGTCGCGACGCCGTCGGACGGGGTGCGCTGGGTCGCCGCGAGCGCGGTGACGGTCGTCGCCGACGGCGAGGCCGCTCCGTCACCGACCGGCGCGGACCTGGTCGCCACCGCGCGCGGTTTCCTCGGACGGCCGTACCTGTGGGGCGGTCGCGCCGGGTACGGCCTGGACTGCTCCGGGCTCGCCGGCACCGTCTACGGCGTGCACGGGATCACCGTCCCGCGCGACGCCTCGGCCCAGGCCACCGGCGGGCGGACGGTGGAGAAGAACCGGCTCCAGCCCGGCGACCTGCTGTTCTACGGCCGCCAGGGTGGGAAGGGCGCGATCCACCACGTCGCGATGTACACCGGTGACGGAAAGATGATCGAGGCCTTCGACGCCGCGACGCCGGTCCGGATCACCGCCGCGCGTCTCGACGGCGAGTACGCGGGCGCCCGCCGCTACCTACCGTGA
- the cobN gene encoding cobaltochelatase subunit CobN, translating into MILLLSTSDTDLLSARASGADYLPKNPNFVPLDDLRTMATDADVVVIRVLGGYRYFEQGLDMLRGLDTPLVALGGEMAPDAEMMELSSVPAGVAAESHTYLAQGGPANLAQLHAFLSDTVLLTGEGFAPPEELPQWGLLEREATRQDGPTVAVLYYRAQQLAGNTHYVAALCDAIENAGANPLPIFCASLRQAPGALLERLREADAMVVTVLAAGGTRPAAAQAGGDDEEWDVAELAALDVPILQGLCLTSSRAMWSENDDGLSPLDVATQVAVPEFDGRLITVPFSFKEIDADGLATYVPDPERAARVAGIAVRHANLRRIPNADKKIVLMLSAYPTKHARIGNAVGLDTPASTVALLRAMDAAGYDIGDFPGVENGDGDALVHALIEAGGQDPDWLTEQKLAHNPVRISAASYRRWFDTLPDDFRAGVEEAWGPAPGDQYVDRSHDPEGEIVVAALRSGNVTLIVQPPRGFGENPIAIYHDPALAPSHHYLGAYRWLAAPVADGGFGADAVVHIGKHGNLEWLPGKTLGMSASCGTDAALGDLPLIYPFLVNDPGEGTQAKRRAHATLIDHLIPPMARAEAYGDISRLEQLLDEHANISALDPVKLPAIRQQIWTLMQAAKLDHDLGLEERPHEAEFDDFLLNVDGWLCEIKDVQIRDGLHVLAAAPEGGPRVELVLAMLRARQMWGGEKTVPGLREALGLVEGGTETGARTDEIEHLAHSLVEDMEAAGWDAEAAPRIVAARLSALDESAVRAPGQDGSSSRAPGVDPAMVETIMRFAADEVVPRLNATSHELDRVLHALDGGFIPSGPSGSPLRGLINVLPTGRNFYSVDPKAVPSKLSWETGQSMAESLVDRYRADHDGEYPRSVGLSVWGTSAMRNSGDDIAEVFALLGVRPVWDEASRRVRDLEVIDLDELGRPRIDVTVRISGFFRDAFPHVLGLLDDAVKMVSELDETPEQNYVRTHVAADRERTGDERRARTRIFGSAPGTYGAGLLQLVDSRNWRDDADLAEVYTTWGGYAYGRGLDGVPARDDMEQAYRRITVAAKNIDTREHDIADSDDYYQYHGGMVATVRALTGTAPEAYVGDSTMPEAVRTRTLHEETARVFRARVINPRWIAAMRRHGYKGAFEMAATVDYLFGWDATTGVVADWQYEKLTDEYVLDPDNRKFLTESNPWALHGMAERLLEAVDRGLWEAPEPETLAALRQAYLESEGDLEDDE; encoded by the coding sequence ATGATCCTGCTGCTCTCGACCTCGGACACCGACCTCCTCTCGGCGCGGGCCTCCGGCGCGGACTACCTGCCCAAGAACCCGAACTTCGTGCCGCTCGACGACCTGCGGACGATGGCGACCGACGCCGACGTCGTCGTGATCCGGGTGCTCGGCGGCTACCGGTACTTCGAGCAGGGCCTGGACATGCTCCGCGGGCTCGACACCCCGCTGGTCGCGCTCGGCGGGGAGATGGCCCCGGACGCGGAGATGATGGAGCTCTCCAGCGTCCCGGCCGGCGTCGCGGCGGAGTCGCACACCTACCTCGCGCAGGGCGGGCCGGCGAACCTCGCCCAGCTGCACGCGTTCCTCTCCGACACCGTGCTGCTCACCGGTGAGGGCTTCGCCCCGCCGGAGGAGCTGCCGCAGTGGGGGCTCCTCGAGCGGGAGGCGACCCGGCAGGACGGGCCGACCGTCGCCGTCCTCTACTACCGCGCCCAGCAGCTGGCCGGGAACACCCACTACGTCGCCGCGCTGTGCGACGCGATCGAGAACGCCGGCGCGAACCCGCTGCCGATCTTCTGCGCGTCGCTGCGCCAGGCCCCCGGCGCGCTGCTGGAGCGGCTGCGCGAGGCCGACGCCATGGTCGTCACCGTGCTCGCGGCCGGCGGCACCCGACCCGCCGCCGCACAGGCCGGAGGCGACGACGAGGAGTGGGACGTCGCCGAGCTCGCCGCGCTCGACGTCCCGATCCTGCAGGGGCTGTGCCTGACGTCGTCGCGGGCGATGTGGTCGGAGAACGATGACGGCCTGTCCCCGCTCGACGTCGCCACCCAGGTCGCGGTGCCCGAGTTCGACGGCCGGCTGATCACCGTCCCGTTCTCGTTCAAGGAGATCGACGCCGACGGGCTCGCCACCTACGTGCCCGACCCCGAGCGCGCCGCCCGCGTCGCCGGGATCGCCGTGCGGCACGCGAACCTGCGGCGGATCCCGAACGCGGACAAGAAGATCGTGCTGATGCTCTCTGCGTACCCGACGAAGCACGCGCGGATCGGCAACGCGGTCGGCCTCGACACCCCGGCCAGCACCGTCGCACTGCTCCGCGCCATGGACGCCGCCGGCTACGACATCGGCGACTTCCCCGGCGTCGAGAACGGCGACGGCGACGCGCTGGTGCACGCGCTGATCGAGGCCGGCGGGCAGGACCCGGACTGGCTGACCGAGCAGAAGCTGGCCCACAACCCGGTCCGGATCTCCGCGGCGTCCTACCGGCGCTGGTTCGACACGCTGCCCGACGACTTCCGCGCGGGCGTCGAGGAGGCGTGGGGCCCGGCTCCCGGCGACCAGTACGTCGACCGCAGCCACGACCCCGAGGGCGAGATCGTCGTCGCGGCCCTGCGTTCGGGCAACGTGACGCTGATCGTGCAGCCCCCGCGCGGGTTCGGCGAGAACCCGATCGCGATCTACCACGACCCGGCCCTGGCGCCGTCGCACCACTACCTGGGCGCCTACCGCTGGCTGGCCGCCCCCGTCGCCGACGGCGGCTTCGGCGCCGACGCCGTGGTGCACATCGGCAAGCACGGCAACCTGGAGTGGCTGCCGGGCAAGACGCTGGGCATGTCCGCATCCTGCGGGACCGACGCCGCGCTCGGCGACCTGCCGCTGATCTACCCGTTCCTGGTCAACGACCCCGGCGAGGGCACCCAGGCCAAGCGTCGCGCGCACGCCACGCTGATCGACCACCTGATCCCGCCGATGGCCCGCGCCGAGGCCTACGGCGACATCTCCCGGCTCGAGCAGCTCCTCGACGAGCACGCGAACATCTCCGCGCTCGACCCGGTGAAGCTGCCCGCGATCCGCCAGCAGATCTGGACGCTGATGCAGGCGGCGAAGCTCGACCACGACCTCGGCCTGGAGGAGCGCCCGCACGAGGCCGAGTTCGACGACTTCCTCCTCAACGTCGACGGCTGGCTCTGCGAGATCAAGGACGTCCAGATCCGCGACGGGCTGCACGTGCTCGCCGCCGCGCCGGAGGGCGGGCCGCGGGTCGAGCTGGTCCTGGCGATGCTGCGCGCCCGTCAGATGTGGGGCGGCGAGAAGACCGTCCCCGGTCTGCGGGAGGCGCTCGGTCTGGTCGAGGGCGGCACCGAGACCGGGGCCCGCACCGACGAGATCGAGCACCTGGCGCACAGCCTCGTCGAGGACATGGAGGCCGCCGGCTGGGACGCCGAAGCAGCCCCCCGCATCGTCGCCGCCCGCCTGTCGGCGTTGGACGAGAGCGCCGTTCGTGCGCCCGGGCAGGACGGGAGCTCCTCTCGTGCGCCGGGGGTGGACCCCGCGATGGTGGAGACGATCATGCGTTTCGCCGCCGACGAGGTGGTGCCCCGGCTGAACGCGACCAGCCACGAGCTGGACCGGGTGCTGCACGCCCTCGACGGCGGGTTCATCCCGTCCGGGCCGTCCGGCTCGCCGCTGCGCGGGCTGATCAACGTGCTGCCGACCGGGCGGAACTTCTACTCCGTCGACCCGAAGGCCGTGCCGTCGAAGCTGTCCTGGGAGACCGGGCAGTCGATGGCCGAGTCGCTCGTCGACCGCTACCGGGCCGACCACGACGGCGAGTACCCGCGATCGGTGGGGTTGTCGGTGTGGGGCACGTCGGCGATGCGCAACTCCGGTGACGACATCGCCGAGGTGTTCGCGCTGCTCGGCGTCCGCCCGGTGTGGGACGAGGCGAGCCGTCGCGTCCGCGACCTCGAGGTGATCGACCTCGACGAGCTGGGCCGCCCGCGGATCGACGTCACCGTCCGCATCTCCGGGTTCTTCCGCGACGCGTTCCCGCACGTCCTCGGGCTGCTGGACGACGCTGTCAAGATGGTCTCCGAGCTCGACGAGACCCCCGAGCAGAACTACGTGCGCACCCACGTCGCGGCGGACCGGGAGCGCACCGGCGACGAGCGCCGCGCCCGTACCCGGATCTTCGGCTCCGCACCGGGCACCTACGGCGCCGGGCTGCTGCAGCTGGTCGACTCGCGCAACTGGCGCGACGACGCCGACCTCGCCGAGGTCTACACGACGTGGGGCGGCTACGCCTACGGCCGCGGCCTCGACGGCGTCCCGGCCCGCGACGACATGGAGCAGGCCTACCGGCGGATCACGGTCGCGGCGAAGAACATCGACACCCGCGAGCACGACATCGCCGACTCCGACGACTACTACCAGTACCACGGTGGCATGGTCGCCACGGTCCGCGCGCTGACGGGCACCGCGCCGGAGGCCTACGTCGGCGACTCGACGATGCCCGAGGCCGTCCGGACCCGGACCCTGCACGAGGAGACCGCCCGGGTGTTCCGCGCCCGGGTGATCAACCCGCGCTGGATCGCCGCGATGCGCCGTCACGGCTACAAGGGCGCCTTCGAGATGGCCGCGACGGTCGACTACCTCTTCGGCTGGGACGCCACCACCGGCGTCGTCGCGGACTGGCAGTACGAGAAGCTGACCGACGAGTACGTCCTCGACCCGGACAACCGCAAGTTCCTGACCGAGTCCAACCCGTGGGCCCTGCACGGGATGGCCGAGCGTCTCCTCGAGGCTGTCGACCGCGGACTCTGGGAGGCCCCGGAGCCGGAGACGCTGGCCGCCCTGCGCCAGGCCTACCTGGAGTCCGAGGGCGATCTGGAGGACGACGAGTAG
- a CDS encoding ABC transporter ATP-binding protein: MTIDRTLAPPRTALRLDGLTKSFSGTVAADRVTLDVPAASVTGLVGPNGAGKTTSLAMTVGLLRPDSGTASVHGVDVWADPVRAKTLLGVLPDGLALPERLTGGELLTYWGLLRGMDARVVAARATELLRILELDDADADGRLVLEYSTGMRKKIGLATALLHAPRVLVLDEPFEAVDPVSARVLRAILRRFVAAGGSVVISSHVMSLVEDLCDRVAVIAGGTVLTAGTLAEVRGDTTLEDTFVRLVGERRISEEELSWLAT; this comes from the coding sequence ATGACCATCGATCGAACCCTCGCGCCACCGCGCACGGCCCTCCGGCTGGACGGCCTGACCAAGTCCTTCTCCGGCACCGTCGCCGCCGACCGGGTCACCCTGGACGTCCCGGCGGCGTCGGTCACCGGGCTCGTGGGGCCCAACGGTGCCGGCAAGACCACCTCGCTGGCCATGACCGTCGGGCTGCTGCGCCCGGACTCGGGCACCGCGTCCGTGCACGGCGTCGACGTGTGGGCCGACCCGGTGCGGGCGAAGACCCTTCTCGGTGTCCTGCCCGACGGGCTGGCCCTGCCGGAGCGGCTCACCGGCGGCGAGCTGCTGACTTACTGGGGCCTGCTGCGCGGGATGGACGCCCGCGTCGTCGCCGCCCGGGCCACCGAACTGCTGCGGATCCTGGAGCTCGACGACGCCGACGCCGACGGCCGCCTGGTCCTGGAGTACTCGACCGGCATGCGGAAGAAGATCGGTCTGGCCACGGCGCTGCTGCACGCCCCGCGGGTGCTGGTGCTCGACGAGCCCTTCGAGGCCGTCGACCCGGTGTCGGCGCGGGTGCTGCGCGCGATCCTGCGCCGGTTCGTCGCCGCCGGCGGGTCCGTGGTGATCTCCTCGCACGTGATGTCGCTGGTCGAGGACCTGTGCGACCGGGTCGCGGTGATCGCCGGGGGCACCGTGCTGACCGCCGGGACGCTGGCCGAGGTGCGCGGCGACACGACGCTCGAGGACACGTTCGTCCGGCTCGTCGGCGAGCGCCGGATCTCCGAGGAGGAGCTGTCGTGGTTGGCGACCTGA
- a CDS encoding sensor histidine kinase, with protein MSSAPGVVPAARSLPSTRGPGLLPPGRRTARDLGVDVAVFVVACAVAVAEYPLTVAADHYGLPEWIRTAEPFLAAVACLSLWWRRRFPTALGLLAAGLLAVSNLALGAALVLLFSLALHRGWRHAVPVTALAWLLSVPYVVLYFPGTIGDPLLWTVLLGLMLALVATAGLAVRARRELVLSLRRHAENLARTHVRDLADARRDERARIAREMHDVLAHRISLLSVHAGALEYRSAAAADGTAAALPPGELRDAAAVVRDNAHRALEDLQEVLHVLRDPASGDESWSPPPSADRLPALLAEARSGGQPVRDDLADAVHELPEVLQRSVYRIVQEGLTNARKHAPGAEVRVRVGGGHGDELVVEIVNAVPVGVTGREIPGAGTGLTGVAERVTLHGGTLTHGVDAGRFRLVARIPWPA; from the coding sequence ATGTCGAGCGCTCCGGGGGTGGTGCCGGCGGCGCGGTCCCTGCCGTCGACGCGCGGGCCCGGGCTCCTCCCGCCCGGCCGTCGTACCGCGCGGGACCTGGGTGTGGACGTCGCCGTGTTCGTCGTCGCCTGCGCGGTGGCGGTCGCGGAGTACCCGCTCACCGTGGCCGCCGACCACTACGGCCTGCCGGAGTGGATCCGGACGGCCGAGCCGTTCCTCGCGGCCGTGGCCTGCCTGTCGCTGTGGTGGCGGCGCCGGTTCCCGACCGCGCTCGGCCTGCTCGCGGCCGGTCTCCTGGCGGTGTCCAACCTGGCTCTCGGTGCGGCGCTGGTGCTGCTGTTCTCGCTGGCCCTGCACCGGGGGTGGAGGCACGCGGTGCCGGTCACCGCGCTGGCGTGGCTGCTGTCGGTGCCGTACGTGGTGCTCTACTTCCCGGGCACGATCGGCGACCCGCTGCTGTGGACGGTGCTGCTCGGGCTGATGCTGGCGCTGGTCGCGACGGCCGGGCTGGCCGTCCGGGCCCGCCGCGAGCTGGTGCTGAGCCTGCGCCGGCACGCCGAGAACCTGGCCCGCACCCACGTCCGCGACCTCGCCGACGCCCGCCGCGACGAGCGGGCCCGGATCGCCCGCGAGATGCACGACGTGCTCGCGCACCGGATCTCGCTGCTGTCGGTGCACGCCGGCGCGCTGGAGTACCGCAGTGCCGCGGCCGCGGACGGGACCGCCGCGGCGCTGCCACCCGGCGAGCTCCGCGACGCCGCCGCCGTCGTCCGCGACAACGCACACCGGGCGCTGGAGGACCTGCAGGAGGTGCTGCACGTCCTGCGCGACCCGGCGTCGGGGGACGAGTCGTGGTCACCGCCGCCGTCGGCCGACCGTCTCCCGGCGCTGCTGGCGGAGGCCCGGTCCGGCGGGCAGCCGGTCCGCGACGATCTCGCCGACGCCGTCCACGAACTGCCGGAGGTGCTGCAGCGCTCGGTGTACCGGATCGTGCAGGAGGGTCTGACCAACGCCCGCAAGCACGCGCCGGGCGCGGAGGTCCGGGTCCGGGTCGGCGGCGGGCACGGCGACGAGCTGGTCGTCGAGATCGTCAACGCGGTGCCGGTCGGGGTGACCGGGCGCGAGATCCCGGGCGCGGGGACCGGTCTGACCGGCGTCGCCGAGCGGGTCACCCTGCACGGAGGGACGTTGACCCACGGCGTCGACGCGGGCCGCTTCCGGCTCGTCGCCCGGATCCCGTGGCCGGCGTGA